From the genome of Candidatus Paceibacterota bacterium, one region includes:
- a CDS encoding glycosyltransferase, which translates to MLPLIGQILTIGILFSVTYFEVFMLLTYIEERDQMHFKERPRATDESLPTVTIIVPAWNEGTTILGTINSILALDYPADKLDVFFVNDGSTDNTLEVARKHFGDNKRVKIITKENGGKHTAMNLGIEMSTADLIGCLDADSYVEPNALREMVPFFADPDVVSVTPSVQIWKPDNWLRHIQAIEYMVGAFTRKVLSRINALYVTPGPFSIFRRELFDKIGNFRAAYHTEDMEMALRIQSYKLKIENAHMAIVWTVPPKTLPALYKQRVRWVTGFLKNAYYSYRHMFMKSEYGYLGVLSLPFAFISIFTALYFTVAYIKAVVKSIGEEIIYRQAVGFHFGWPSTDFDLFSYDLTFNRLIVYVLFLGTLLYITFGVRLVRKQYTIARGTLSFLFLYGLIAPFWLAKSLYNLITSKETTWR; encoded by the coding sequence ATGTTGCCACTTATTGGACAGATCCTAACCATAGGAATCCTCTTCTCAGTCACCTACTTTGAGGTTTTTATGCTACTCACCTATATTGAAGAGCGTGACCAGATGCACTTCAAGGAGCGACCTCGTGCAACAGATGAAAGCCTACCGACAGTGACGATCATTGTCCCCGCCTGGAACGAGGGAACCACAATACTTGGCACTATTAACTCAATTCTGGCGCTCGACTACCCTGCCGATAAACTTGATGTCTTCTTCGTCAATGACGGATCGACAGATAATACACTTGAAGTCGCTCGCAAACACTTTGGCGACAATAAAAGGGTGAAGATCATCACTAAGGAAAACGGCGGCAAGCATACTGCTATGAATCTGGGTATAGAGATGAGCACGGCGGACCTTATTGGCTGCCTCGACGCAGACTCCTATGTAGAACCCAACGCCCTTCGCGAGATGGTTCCATTCTTCGCTGACCCTGATGTCGTCTCCGTCACACCCTCTGTACAGATTTGGAAGCCAGACAACTGGCTCAGGCACATCCAAGCCATCGAGTACATGGTTGGTGCCTTTACCCGCAAGGTTCTCTCGCGCATCAATGCCCTCTATGTTACCCCCGGCCCGTTCTCCATCTTCCGCCGTGAACTCTTTGACAAGATAGGCAACTTCCGTGCAGCATATCATACCGAAGACATGGAAATGGCACTGCGCATCCAGTCCTACAAACTCAAGATTGAGAATGCACATATGGCTATCGTGTGGACCGTTCCCCCAAAGACCCTACCTGCTCTCTATAAACAGCGTGTGCGCTGGGTAACCGGTTTTCTCAAAAACGCTTACTACTCGTATAGGCATATGTTCATGAAAAGTGAGTATGGCTATCTTGGCGTCCTCTCCCTCCCCTTTGCATTCATTTCCATCTTTACCGCACTCTACTTCACTGTCGCGTATATCAAAGCAGTGGTAAAATCAATTGGCGAAGAGATCATATATAGACAAGCGGTGGGATTCCACTTTGGTTGGCCAAGTACGGATTTCGATCTTTTCTCTTATGATCTCACATTCAATCGACTAATCGTTTATGTCCTCTTCCTGGGCACACTCCTCTATATTACGTTTGGAGTTCGCCTTGTGCGCAAGCAATATACCATTGCACGCGGAACACTTTCATTCCTTTTCCTCTATGGACTCATTGCTCCATTCTGGCTCGCAAAGTCGCTCTATAACCTGATTACTTCAAAAGAGACCACTTGGCGTTAA
- a CDS encoding response regulator, which produces MEQFKSKKILVVEDEKDMRDVIVETLTEVGYPVVSAADAVEGMKLYHDEHPDLIVLDILMPGKTGLALLSDIRKEPGGDKVHVIMLTNYNPTNSNLIEPILKSNPEYYLIKSNISMDTLVDKVRSSFEMELENKNTPK; this is translated from the coding sequence ATGGAACAATTCAAGTCAAAAAAAATCCTCGTTGTCGAGGATGAGAAAGATATGAGAGATGTTATCGTTGAGACATTGACGGAAGTCGGTTATCCCGTTGTCTCAGCAGCAGACGCAGTTGAAGGGATGAAGCTCTACCATGATGAGCACCCGGACTTGATCGTCTTAGACATCCTGATGCCAGGAAAGACAGGACTTGCGCTCCTTAGTGATATACGCAAGGAGCCGGGAGGTGATAAGGTACATGTGATTATGCTCACCAACTATAATCCAACAAATAGTAACCTCATTGAGCCAATACTTAAAAGTAATCCGGAATACTATCTGATAAAGAGTAATATATCGATGGATACGCTTGTTGATAAAGTTCGCTCAAGCTTCGAAATGGAACTAGAAAATAAAAACACCCCTAAGTAG
- a CDS encoding ATP-binding protein gives MKTLRGKLTLNTLLATITLFVFGGVGFYMVFSSVSEDAIGGSLQRVLIGTFRRVDEYFAERGREFDALAKNQTVLTHISKGACAKSDGVTELVLPFSRNGWERIVVVDSAGTVCASTGGGIVLYQEEKNAIVEAMRGVRVQTDMISSGNFLQPNQILASPIISDSGTVDAVLLGRLTAGELTSTLADIGSPAQLMNANGLVLSSTRSNDRASEGLLYPDPVSVWNFASSLSPADHGVMRFGVSSVIVAIATEPGVPGYAGKGWKLIAIEKNNVLYGSSFALLGAALFGLLCVLCGLIFFGRIPLRLVNELKQMAYYTEQQLRGITEFIPGNKEIEIKSVYNAIERLAVRYNVLARTRDDSTIKLAQDLEAYREDRDRYAVMIGAMREGACAINNDGIITLCNLSAANMLGRNRDEIIGQHYLKVFRLYLDEDMTKEFDALEKALLSGGMFAEEGPYYVQQASGGALPIRMQSTVIRRGVDRAAIGIFVLMRDVGKELAVEQAKNEFISVTSHQMRTPLATMRWHIERLLRPGSPPSPEVLRDYLERIERNNKRMIRLAEALLDVSRIDLEDTQRNHVEVDIPDMVKEVLDEIDEETLSKRTIVQNYKGIEGQKVLCDPYLIRVVLENFIENAINYTKPKGKIEISVVIDGDSLRIDVSDNGIGIAADMKDKIFTKFVRGKDATSMQPAGTGLGLYITKSLVERAGGKIWFESKRNDGSIFSVRFPLSDPNNN, from the coding sequence ATGAAAACTCTTCGAGGGAAACTTACGCTAAACACGTTGCTTGCGACTATTACACTCTTTGTCTTTGGGGGAGTTGGTTTTTATATGGTATTTTCGAGTGTAAGTGAAGACGCAATAGGCGGAAGTTTGCAGAGGGTGCTCATTGGTACATTTAGGCGTGTCGATGAGTACTTTGCTGAGAGAGGAAGAGAGTTTGATGCGCTTGCCAAGAATCAGACAGTACTTACGCATATTAGTAAGGGCGCATGCGCGAAGTCTGATGGCGTTACAGAGCTTGTGCTTCCGTTTTCCCGAAATGGCTGGGAGCGCATTGTTGTCGTCGATAGTGCGGGAACCGTCTGTGCATCTACGGGTGGTGGTATTGTCCTCTATCAGGAAGAGAAGAATGCAATTGTTGAGGCAATGCGCGGAGTACGGGTGCAAACCGATATGATTTCCTCTGGGAATTTTTTGCAACCCAATCAGATACTTGCGTCACCGATTATTTCAGATAGTGGGACAGTAGATGCAGTGCTTCTTGGTCGACTTACTGCGGGTGAACTTACGAGTACGCTTGCTGATATTGGTTCTCCTGCACAGCTGATGAATGCAAATGGATTAGTGCTTTCAAGTACTCGCTCAAATGATCGCGCAAGTGAAGGGCTACTTTACCCAGATCCAGTTTCTGTTTGGAATTTTGCAAGTAGCCTTAGTCCTGCTGACCACGGAGTTATGAGATTCGGGGTAAGTTCGGTAATTGTTGCGATTGCGACAGAGCCCGGAGTCCCTGGATACGCGGGGAAAGGTTGGAAACTCATCGCTATAGAAAAGAATAACGTCCTTTATGGAAGCAGCTTCGCACTTCTTGGTGCCGCACTTTTCGGTCTGCTTTGTGTATTATGTGGACTTATATTCTTTGGTAGGATTCCGCTTCGACTCGTAAACGAACTCAAACAGATGGCGTATTATACCGAGCAACAGCTGCGAGGCATAACTGAATTTATTCCTGGAAACAAGGAGATCGAAATAAAGTCCGTGTATAACGCAATTGAACGGCTTGCCGTACGGTATAACGTGCTCGCGCGCACGAGGGATGACAGTACGATCAAGCTTGCTCAAGATCTAGAAGCATACAGAGAAGACCGAGATCGGTATGCAGTGATGATCGGAGCAATGCGGGAGGGGGCATGTGCAATAAACAATGATGGCATAATCACACTTTGTAATCTGTCCGCAGCGAATATGCTCGGGCGAAACCGAGATGAGATTATTGGACAACACTACTTAAAGGTCTTTCGTTTGTATCTTGATGAGGACATGACTAAGGAGTTTGATGCACTGGAGAAGGCATTACTTTCGGGGGGGATGTTTGCGGAGGAGGGGCCGTATTATGTACAACAGGCAAGTGGTGGAGCACTGCCGATTCGCATGCAATCTACGGTTATAAGGAGAGGTGTAGACCGTGCGGCCATTGGGATATTCGTGCTCATGCGTGATGTAGGGAAGGAGCTTGCAGTTGAACAGGCAAAGAATGAATTCATCTCCGTTACTTCGCATCAGATGCGTACACCACTCGCGACGATGCGCTGGCACATCGAACGATTGCTGCGGCCCGGGTCGCCACCATCTCCAGAGGTGTTGCGGGACTACTTAGAGCGCATTGAAAGAAACAATAAGCGCATGATCAGGCTTGCTGAAGCATTACTTGATGTGTCACGTATAGACCTCGAGGACACGCAGCGTAATCATGTTGAAGTGGATATTCCTGATATGGTGAAAGAAGTACTCGATGAGATCGACGAAGAGACGCTATCGAAACGTACAATCGTGCAAAATTATAAGGGAATTGAGGGGCAGAAGGTTCTCTGTGATCCATACCTTATTCGTGTGGTATTGGAAAACTTCATAGAGAATGCGATAAACTACACGAAGCCGAAAGGAAAGATTGAGATTTCCGTCGTTATTGATGGTGATTCATTACGTATCGATGTCTCTGACAATGGCATCGGTATAGCCGCTGATATGAAGGACAAAATATTCACCAAGTTTGTGCGCGGGAAGGACGCAACGTCGATGCAGCCTGCTGGGACTGGGCTTGGTCTCTACATTACTAAGTCGTTGGTCGAGCGTGCAGGGGGGAAGATTTGGTTTGAGAGTAAGCGAAATGATGGTTCAATATTCTCAGTGCGTTTTCCATTAAGTGATCCAAATAATAACTAA